In one window of Bos taurus isolate L1 Dominette 01449 registration number 42190680 breed Hereford chromosome 15, ARS-UCD2.0, whole genome shotgun sequence DNA:
- the LOC100847607 gene encoding large ribosomal subunit protein eL39-like encodes MSSHKTLRVKQFLAKKQKQNCPIPQWIQTKTSKIRDNSKRRHWRKTKLGL; translated from the coding sequence ATGTCGTCTCACAAGACTCTCAGGGTCAAGCAATTCCTAgccaagaaacaaaagcagaattGTCCCATTCCTCAATGGATTCAAACAAAGACTAGTAAGATCAGGGACAATTCCAAGAGAAGACACTGGAGAAAAACCAAGCTGGGTCTATAA